The Stigmatella aurantiaca genome includes the window GTGAAGGCCACCCTGGCCCGCTTCCTCAACGCGGCCGAAGGCACCGACTGGGAGAAGGCCTGGAGCCTGCTGAGCGCGCCGCTGCGCGCGCGCTACACCCCGGACCGCCTGCGCGAGGACTTCCAGCGCGAGCCCCTGGCCCGGGAGCGCCTGCGCCGCGCCCGGCTGGCGCTCAAGGGCGAGGTGAAGGTGCAGGGCACCGAGGCCACGCTGCCGCTGGGGGCGGAGCGCGCGGTGCGGCTGGTGTTGGAGGGCGAGGAGTACCGGGTCGCCGCCATCGAGTAACCGGGAAAACCCGGGCAAGGCGTGCGGACGAGCGCCGGCCCGTGCGCGGGGAGGGCAGCGGCGTTAAACGTCGTTGACAGGCCCCGAGGGGGCTGACCATCCTCCGCGCCCCTCCCGTCACGCAACTGCGCGATTTCCAAAAGGTTTCAGGTGTACCGATGAGCGTTTCCGAGCGCGATGTCCTCGCGGCGATGTCCAAGGTGATCGATCCCGAGCTGCACGTGGATCTGGTGAAGGCGGGGATGGTCAAGGACATCCGCATCAGCGGCGACGCGGTGAAGCTGAAGATCGAGCTGACGACGCCCGCCTGTCCCATGAAGGGGAAGATCCAGGCGGACACGGAGGCGGCGCTCAAGGCGGTGCCGGGGCTGAAGTCCTTCGAGCTGGAGTGGGGCGCCCAGGTGCGCGCCACGGGCGGCGCGGGGCAGGGCCCGGGCCAGGCGCTGCTGCCGGGCGTGAAGAACATCATCCTGGTGGGCGCCGGCAAGGGTGGGGTGGGCAAGAGCACCGTGGCGGTGAACCTGGCGGTGGGCCTGGCCAAGCACGGCGCCAAGGTGGGCCTGCTGGATGCGGACTTCTACGGCCCGTCCGTGCCGATGATGACGGGCATCACCGAGAAGCCGGTGAGCCCGGATGGCAAGACGCTCACCCCCATGAACAAGCATGGGCTGAAGGTCATGTCCATTGGCTTCCTGGTGGAGCCGGACCAGGCGCTCATCTGGCGCGGCCCCATGCTGCACGGGGCGCTGATGCAGCTCGTGCGGGACGTGAACTGGGGCGAGCTGGACTACCTGGTGCTGGACTTGCCGCCGGGCACGGGCGACGTGGCGCTGTCGCTCTCCCAGTCGGTGCGGGCCGCCGGCGCGGTGCTGGTGACGACGCCGCAGGACGTG containing:
- the apbC gene encoding iron-sulfur cluster carrier protein ApbC, which encodes MSVSERDVLAAMSKVIDPELHVDLVKAGMVKDIRISGDAVKLKIELTTPACPMKGKIQADTEAALKAVPGLKSFELEWGAQVRATGGAGQGPGQALLPGVKNIILVGAGKGGVGKSTVAVNLAVGLAKHGAKVGLLDADFYGPSVPMMTGITEKPVSPDGKTLTPMNKHGLKVMSIGFLVEPDQALIWRGPMLHGALMQLVRDVNWGELDYLVLDLPPGTGDVALSLSQSVRAAGAVLVTTPQDVALADVVRAKSMFDKVHIPVLGIVENMSQFICPNCSHATNIFHRGGGRKAAEMFQIPFLGEVPLELKVREAGDAGLPVVAGAPDSREAQAFLEIARNVAGRVSAQSVRSIPLPVMQAR